In a genomic window of Candidatus Dependentiae bacterium:
- a CDS encoding prolyl oligopeptidase family serine peptidase, with amino-acid sequence MKKLLTFIIFMISSQAIWPEQIKTIFAHGIVDGPSQINRFDQAIATKEKYSVSFLDATDATGFGLNYGIFMLTKLFGKHVNRSKMYMAQGPDINSLHKFIDAQSKPGNGIILYGCSRGSATILNYLKKHDHQEIKALVLDACPASMHEAIQPTLIKYGINPSRALSVFTTLFPKYPTVNPITPLDSIKNIKNKNLPILLIHSLDDTVVPFEHGLMLYQEFIENGFKNVHFISIPSGKHSFLLQGKNSKKPYLQAVHSFYKKYNLPFNELFATTNLANHALDGQKVINKINAYKNLINKKALLISKN; translated from the coding sequence ATGAAAAAACTATTAACTTTTATTATTTTTATGATCAGCTCTCAAGCGATCTGGCCTGAGCAAATTAAGACTATCTTTGCTCATGGAATTGTGGATGGCCCATCTCAAATAAATAGATTTGATCAAGCAATTGCCACAAAAGAAAAATATTCTGTTTCTTTTCTTGATGCCACAGACGCAACTGGATTTGGACTAAATTATGGCATTTTTATGCTGACAAAGCTATTTGGAAAACATGTTAACAGGTCCAAAATGTACATGGCCCAAGGCCCTGACATAAATTCTTTACATAAATTCATAGATGCTCAATCTAAACCAGGTAATGGAATAATCCTTTATGGATGCTCTCGAGGCTCTGCAACCATACTAAACTATCTCAAAAAGCATGACCATCAAGAGATTAAGGCATTGGTTCTCGATGCTTGCCCTGCCAGCATGCATGAAGCAATCCAACCCACTCTTATAAAATATGGCATAAACCCTTCCCGGGCTCTTTCTGTTTTTACGACACTTTTTCCAAAGTATCCAACAGTAAATCCGATCACACCACTTGACTCAATTAAAAATATTAAAAATAAAAATCTGCCAATACTCTTGATTCATTCGCTCGATGATACGGTTGTTCCATTTGAGCACGGATTAATGCTGTATCAAGAATTTATCGAAAATGGATTTAAAAACGTGCATTTTATATCAATTCCGAGTGGAAAACATAGCTTTCTTTTACAGGGTAAAAACTCAAAAAAACCATACCTACAAGCGGTTCACTCTTTTTATAAAAAATACAATCTTCCCTTCAATGAATTATTTGCAACTACAAACTTAGCAAATCATGCTCTAGACGGTCAAAAAGTTATTAATAAAATCAATGCCTATAAAAACCTTATCAACAAAAAAGCCCTTCTAATTAGCAAAAACTAA